Proteins encoded by one window of Anopheles maculipalpis chromosome 2RL, idAnoMacuDA_375_x, whole genome shotgun sequence:
- the LOC126556982 gene encoding uncharacterized protein LOC126556982, with the protein MGANLLELVGTIVVPVVVICFVCIVTFVNLYLNIRRRFPAKVNCWFCNHDTRVPYDQSNAFVCPACKQYNGFTADGDYNREIPEQYQQRLNNYYYHHPSNVTDDDKWDSSTIRSSGSNGRVAITSNGLCFGCNRNQELKIHQLASFVPEDEDNYEMEVEEYRKQLEQAYKLCGRCERVLKRTLNDVKRNILGSKLAQIGSKSMDVLDMHIRASSKQQAHLKRMRWAKVCIWAITALLLVKLQQDFVDSQWTTADLMLLCPAPLLSGITIVLSYALAMRELFYQQFDKLLSEPSVQQTTDRIEAIGYELFLQYVPASVVQTSAQYYETISAQVPNESNSSLLLNVAIVALAALLASLGNQRTIIKQSLIVTLCLVDCGLKYAQVQDASLAALMLTSGALVLSLSSIGQRLIKSDVPAGNLNSSFHKIYSQQCKESDYSDVDVGNEDEPVRTKSIRTEQSAFGGSNKSPPVCRRPVTRDQCCDVSGKSLDTTKSGSPSTFSLSPTNPFLMGDDSPPMGFNKISGSLFNVAASSINDRSSDGIIEKRSLFNGKQYITPNASAQSLLKTPSFSVDNFQTVTHGLANHRRQNPRRSGPAAATGSGSQRHLNQFCYSMSTINQETEDDGRSFREEDDLVPPLIEDDIDRLSISGRVSLNASSGSMLRGSRMSLAGSGSVNPFAKKSHPEPEYDELVGIRPARIFRAPEPSSKGFAKDILWTGGGQLTHMSRTSSQSSGFESQTGTTRRNTPTEVDIIGGEGSQHMHASMVRSEQPSPVPSSASVFEWNRAATSTSQRRSLFSEQNLFNSALQQQQAIPLDSGKTAKSPTFTTEGSGLFFPKLGRTSTTNSNGGSIFSTNGSTLTTARHIFPPQQSQTPSYYHHQFNSHIPAVGSNTASKAPSTASLAGTSFYTSANNKPTASGRTSLLNVSKFTNELSNGTLPTA; encoded by the exons atgggCGCGAACTTGCTGGAGCTGGTTGGTACGATCGTGGTGCCGGTGGTTGTGATCTGCTTCGTTTGTATCGTTACGTTCGTGAATCTGTACTTAAACATTAG GAGACGCTTCCCGGCGAAAGTTAATTGCTGGTTTTGTAATCATGACACGCGCGTACCCTATGACCAGTCCAATGCGTTCGTTTGTCCGGCGTGCAAGCAGTACAATGGGTTTACTGCCGATGGAGACTACAATCGGGAAATACCGGAACAGTATCAGCAGCGGTTAAACAACTATTACTACCATCATCCATCGAACGTTACGGATGACGATAAGTGGGACAGTTCTACGATACGATCGTCAGGTAGCAATGGGCGTGTGGCAATCACCAGCAACGGGCTGTGTTTCGGGTGCAATCGCAATCAGGAGTTGAAAATACATCAGTTAGCATCGTTTGTGCCGGAAGATGAGGATAATTACGAGATGGAAGTAGAGGAGTATCG CAAACAGCTCGAACAAGCGTACAAACTGTGCGGAAGATGCGAACGCGTGCTGAAGCGCACGCTGAACGATGTGAAACGGAACATACTCGGCTCGAAGCTGGCACAGATCGGCAGTAAAAGTATGGACGTACTCGATATGCACATACGGGCGTCCAGCAAGCAGCAAGCTCATCTGAAGCGAATGCGTTGGGCAAAGGTGTGCATCTGGGCCATTACCGCGCTGCTGCTAGTGAAGCTACAGCAAGACTTTGTCGATTCACAGTGGACCACAGCCGATCTGATGTTGCTGTGTCCAGCACCGTTACTTTCCGGCATCACTATAGTACTATCGTACGCCCTTGCCATGCGCGAGCTGTTTTACCAACAGTTTGATAAGCTACTTTCCGAACCGAGCGTGCAGCAAACGACGGATCGTATTGAAGCGATTGGGTATGAACTATTTCTCCAGTACGTTCCGGCATCGGTAGTACAGACATCCGCCCAATACTATGAAACCATATCGGCCCAAGTGCCAAACGAAAGCAACTCTTCATTACTACTGAATGTAGCCATTGTAGCGCTGGCCGCATTGCTTGCTTCCCTCGGCAACCAACGGACCATTATTAAGCAATCGCTCATCGTGACACTTTGTCTGGTGGATTGTGGGCTAAAGTACGCTCAAGTACAGGATGCATCGTTAGCAGCGCTGATGCTTACCTCCGGAGCACTCGTCCTATCGCTCAGCAGCATCGGACAGCGGCTTATTAAAAGCGACGTACCGGCTGGTAATCTTAATTCTAGCTTTCACAAAATCTACTCCCAGCAATGCAAGGAAAGCGACTATTCGGATGTGGACGTTGGTAACGAGGACGAGCCGGTACGGACGAAATCGATTCGAACGGAACAATCTGCGTTCGGAGGCAGCAACAAAAGTCCACCCGTTTGCCGTCGTCCTGTGACACGTGATCAGTGTTGCGATGTGAGCGGAAAATCACTCGATACGACAAAATCGGGCAGTCCTTCTACCTTTTCACTATCGCCAACGAATCCATTTCTGATGGGCGATGATTCCCCGCCGATGGGATTTAACAAAATTAGTGGCTCTTTGTTTAACGTCGCTGCTAGTAGTATTAATGATCGGTCCAGCGATGGAATCATCGAAAAAAGATCATTATTTAATGGCAAACAATACATCACACCGAACGCTTCGGCCCAATCACTACTAAAAACCCCTTCCTTCTCGGTGGACAACTTTCAAACAGTAACGCACGGATTGGCAAACCACCGACGGCAGAACCCACGTCGATCTGGACCAGCCGCTGCAACGGGTTCCGGCAGTCAGCGTCATTTGAACCAATTTTGCTACTCAATGAGCACAATCAATCAGGAGACGGAAGATGACGGCCGGTCATTTCGTGAGGAAGACGACTTAGTTCCACCACTAATCGAGGATGATATCGATCGGCTCTCGATCAGTGGACGCGTTTCGTTAAACGCATCCTCCGGCAGTATGCTCCGTGGTTCTCGCATGTCACTTGCCGGTAGCGGGAGCGTAAATCCATTTGCGAAAAAATCCCACCCAGAACCGGAGTACGATGAGCTGGTGGGAATACGTCCCGCCCGCATCTTCCGAGCACCGGAACCATCGTCCAAAGGCTTCGCAAAAGACATACTGTGGACGGGTGGCGGTCAGCTAACGCACATGTCCCGCACTTCCTCACAAAGCTCCGGCTTCGAATCGCAAACCGGAACCACACGCCGTAACACACCGACAGAGGTGGACATTATCGGTGGAGAAGGTTCGCAACACATGCACGCTTCGATGGTACGAAGCGAACAACCCTCACCGGTCCCATCGTCCGCCTCAGTGTTCGAGTGGAACAGAGCCGCCACCAGTACCTCGCAACGGCGCTCACTATTTAGCGAGCAAAACCTTTTCAACAGTGCcctgcaacagcaacaagcgaTTCCCCTGGACAGCGGTAAAACTGCAAAATCGCCCACCTTTACGACGGAAGGATCGGGCTTGTTTTTCCCCAAGCTGGGCCGCACCTCGACCACCAACAGCAATGGTGGATCCATTTTCTCAACCAACGGGTCAACTCTTACAACAGCACGACACATTTTCCCACCCCAACAGTCACAGACACCGTCGTACTATCATCATCAATTTAACAGCCATATTCCTGCCGTAGGGAGCAACACTGCCAGCAAAGCACCGTCAACGGCATCACTAGCCGGGACTAGCTTCTATAcctcagcaaacaacaaacctaCTGCCAGCGGCCGAACCAGTCTGCTGAACGTTAGCAAATTTACAAACGAACTTAGCAACGGAACACTGCCCACTGCCTAA